The following is a genomic window from Nicotiana tabacum cultivar K326 chromosome 3, ASM71507v2, whole genome shotgun sequence.
GGCAAATCTACTAGACCATGTAACTCAGATCGTCAGTGGGTTTTGTGACACTGCAAACCCATAAAgtttaaatcttggatccgcccCGATCAAGGTATCGCTTAAAAACGGCGACATTACATATTGCTTTAATTTCCATCAGTaagagagttgatcttttataaGAGATATACAACAATAGGAGGAAAATTTACTTACTGCTGCAAAACTGAGACAATTAGCTCAGCTGGCAAGTTTGAAAGCATCAATGAAGAGACCATACGTAAAACCCATCTTGAAGTTGTTCAAAAGAGCAATAGGAAAAGTCACTTTAGGCCGACTGTAATAGAAGCGCGTCACATACTCGGTAATTAAGACGCAGACTACAGCAGCAATGACATCATTGACTCCTAAAGCACCAAAAGATAGGGAAATTGTCTGAGCCACATAAAATCCACCCAGCAATGATATACCTCCAAATAGTGCCCTCCGTGATGGGCTTTTAAAATAATTTCTTGAAATCTCTGGCACGACACGGATAATATCAACTAGCCGCCGAGGCCCTCCGCCATTATCTTGCACAGCCTGAATTCTGAATAATCTAGATGACCTTCGAAAAGATGTATTACTTACCCTAGGTAAAGCCCCAGTTGTTGGATTCATAATGCCATGTTGGATATGGGTTGTAGATGTTAAAGCCAGAGAATGTCCCATTTTGATATCTTCTCTGCAATTAAATGAGTGAACACTAGAGGCATAAGAAGTTGAAACCCAACCCTCTAATCAATTGAAAGGAATTTTAGGTTCATGTCCTCAGAAACGGAGGTAATTAAAAAAAGCCTATGTATATATTCCTACCTTTTGTTTTCCTTAAATGCCCCCCCACAAGACACTACTAGTAACAAATTAGCTAGAGGAGTTTTTTGTCTTTTCACAAAAATCAACCCGGTTATAATCCTCTCCTTCTTCCGGTTTCTATTTGTTATATTACTCCCTCAATTACTCTGTTGGTAAGCAACTTCCACTtctaaccaagaggttgtgagttcgagtcttccCCAAGAACATAATAGGGGTAAGGTAACATACTATCCTCTTCAAACTCCACTTATGACATTACATTGTGTTGTTGTTTTTAAGCATTTAGTGATAATGGGCATTTGTCAATTCAGTAAGTTTTAAATGCTCAAAGCTTCAAGCTTTTTTCATTGACATTATTTAGTAAGTTCAGCGGATTGATTCCTTAACAGATTGGGTACTTGACAATGATGTCTTCTATATATCTTGGTCGCGATGATGAGTTAtagatatttgttttttttttcttctttgtgcaTAGATGAAATTACTTATCGAGTCATGTATGTGCTT
Proteins encoded in this region:
- the LOC107783172 gene encoding uncharacterized protein LOC107783172; this encodes MGHSLALTSTTHIQHGIMNPTTGALPRVSNTSFRRSSRLFRIQAVQDNGGGPRRLVDIIRVVPEISRNYFKSPSRRALFGGISLLGGFYVAQTISLSFGALGVNDVIAAVVCVLITEYVTRFYYSRPKVTFPIALLNNFKMGFTYGLFIDAFKLAS